The nucleotide sequence GGCCCCCGCCACGTGGGCGTCCGGCCTCTTCATCCCCCGTGCTGGACGATGCTGCCGCACCGGTCGAGGCGTTGTCGACCCCGCTGATAGGTGATGAGAGAACTCTCATCCGCAGCGGGCGGGCGACCTGTTGACACGCCGGTCAACGAGGAGCAGGGTCCGGGTGATCGAGAGCGCCGGGCCGGTGGGCACACCTCAACCGGCCGGGCACCGGCCCCGCCGCTGGCGGCTACGGCACTGGGGTCGGCGGTCGCCCCCGCTGACCGGGGCCGGAGATCCCGCGAGGCGGGGGCGGACCCATTCGGGGAGGCCAAACGTCGATCGAAGGGGGCGGACAACGATGTCCGAACCAACCACACCGCAGGGACCGCAGTAGCGCCCATACGGGTACGGCCCGCCGCCAGACTCGACCTGGCCGCAGCAGCAACCGCCACGCAAGACATCCGGGCTAGCCGTAGCGTCCCTCGTCCTGGGCATCGTTTGGGTGTTCTGGATCGGCTCCATCCTCGCCGTGATCTTCGGCCACATCGCGCTGAAGCGGACCGAGCAACCGAACGTCGGCGGCCGCGGCCTGGCCGTCGCCGGGCTCGTGCTCGGCTACATCGGCATCGCAACGCTGGTGCCCTGGCTGCTGATCATCGCCGCGGCCTGACCCCGAGCAGGAACGTGCCGCTGGTCCTCGATCGCCCCCGTTTCGTAGGACCAGCGGCACCCCCAACACGCGAACGACGACGCCCCGCCGACCGCGATGGCCGGAGAGGCGTCGTTGTGTCCGGGGCCTGTGATATGTCAGCCGCTGCACATTGCCTCCGGCGTTGTGGTTGGCGCGCATCTCGGTCCGCGGCTGCGCGACCTGCGTCTCCAGCTCGGTGACCCGCTTGCGGAGCCGTTCGTTCTCCGCGAGCACCGTCTTGAGCACGGTGTCCTGGACGATGAGGGCGCCTTGTGCGGAGGTGACGACCATCTGGCCGGCCTCCGGACGCAGCTTCACCAGCGCGATGAAGAACCCGCCGACGCCGCCGATGCCGAACAGCACGCCCACGAAGGCGATGACGTCACTGGCGTCCACGGATCGGCCTCCTGATGAGGACAGAGATCCGCAGCGCGGCGCCGGCCGCGACGAAGAACGAGAACGCCACCGCGATCGCGGCGTCCAGACCCCAGCCGAGCAGCTGCC is from Jiangella alkaliphila and encodes:
- a CDS encoding DUF4190 domain-containing protein — protein: MFWIGSILAVIFGHIALKRTEQPNVGGRGLAVAGLVLGYIGIATLVPWLLIIAAA